The DNA sequence TTTATGAGTGTGTAGTTGGGTCCACTGTTGGGTTTGCAGTGTTGCTGGGTTATATTGGCTTACTGGCAATCCTCAGCTTCCTGTTAGCTTTTCTGGCAAGGAATCTTCCAGACAACTTTAATGAGGCCAAACTCATCACTTTCAGCATGCTGATCTTCTGTGCTGTGTGGGTGGCGTTTGTCCCTGCTTATGTCAACTCCCCAGGCAAATATGCAGATGCAGTGGAGGTATTTGCCATCCTGGCCTCCAGTTTTGGCCTCTTGGTGGCACTGTTTGGCCCCAAATGTTTCATAATTCTgctgagaccagagagaaacacaaagaaagcaaTCATGGGTCGAATGCACTGAGTCATAAAAACTGCACTTTATTTCATAAGACAGAATGAGTCCTTGGTTTCTATATAATAGTACAATACATAAATACGAGCAGTAAAATTGTTAATCATAAAAGCAATGTTAAGTATCTGAAAAGCAGAGCTGAtgccaaaaatgtatttgaatatgAAATATCTAACCCCACATAGTTATGGTTAAGAATTATTAAATACTATGAtttatgattgtttttgttttttcagaatGCAGTTTAAGTGCAAAGaaccttttgtcttttttctttgtgattttcCATGGTGTAAGATAGACTTCCATGTGAATAAAAATGGTATAACACATTCCCTGAATAAATTATGGAAACTGTTTGTgttatgtgcattttttttacacacaaattaaagaaaaaaaaaacctcctctcagctcctaagtcacaaaacatcaacagcaacaaaatcTGCGAAGTATTgtctttacagtaaaataagCAATTTTCTATTACTTTTCTTGAGTACAAAGGAATTGAAGCCGACATTGATCAAATTAAATATACCTAATACAAGTATCTGAGCTGAAAGCTGCGAgcaaaagtattttaaaatccaGAGAATGGGGAGATCTTTTTTCCGAAAGTCTGGCCAGAAAGTGAGTTAAAAAGCTAGACATAGTAGGATCTATTGTTattaattatcatcatcaaACTTACATATATAACATCAGTGTGGGCATTACGTGTGGTAATAAAGTAAACATATATGTGGTGGGAAACTGATAAGGATACTTTTCATTAACAAGAACGTTGAATAAATGGCAAAATTTGTGATCTGAATTAACAACAAAACCTAGTGCAAATAACCTTTAACAGACAACTGGAACCTGCTTTTACTCTGTAATTACTGAATGACTGACTGGTCTTTTTCACAGactacaacacaaaaaacaaatatgggCAGTTTTTTTATGCTGCAAGGTTTAATATCAACACTAATTATAGCTAGGGTCTTCAGGTAATGTCCAGAAGATACAGATACatcaataacaataaacaattattgttaatttaattataCAATAATGAATTAATAGAATAAATGCATGCAAACTGAAAAGACAACTAAAAGGACCTAAACAATTGCAGTATAGTGAACATTGCTCAAATTTGATATGTAatgttaatattatatttatttgtgctACCTGGCCATCAACTGTTTCTTAGTGTTTTTCTCAGGCCTCAAAAGTATGATGAAACACTTTGGagcaaaaatacagaacagTAAACTATAACTAGAGGCGAGAATTGCAAAAATCTCCACAGCAACAGTGTATTTCCCAGGAGAGCTAACATAAGCAGGGACAAATGCCACCCAGACAGCACAGAAGATCAGCATGCTGAAGGTGATCAGTTTGGCCTCATTGAAGTTGTCGGGGAGTTTCCTTGCAAGAAAGGCCAAGATGAGACAGGTGCAGGCCAGCAGACCAATGTAACCCAGAACCAGAGAGAAGCCCACCACAGAGGTCATGGCACACTCCagagtgacctttgaccctttgAAACCCAGATCACGTCGAGGCACAGGGGGACTGAGAGACAGCCATATGACACAGATGATAACCTGGATAAAAATAAGTATTGTTAAAATATAATTGAATTGATGTATAATTTGGCATACCAAGaattatgcaaatattttatctAAAGTAAAGCACATCTGTACCTGTATACAAGTAAGTAGGCAGACACTTCCTCTCTGTTGGCCTGGACCAAACCACTTAATCAAGGCTTCAGCACCAGGCCGAGCTGAGCGGAACGCTGCCAGAACCACTATGGTCTTGACTTGGAGgcaggaaacacaaagtacaaaacTGATCCCAAATGCTGCCTGCTGGAACCGACAAGACCAGACTGATGGACGACCAATGAACACCAGTGAGCACAGGAAGCAGAGTTTCAGTGACAGAAGAAGCAGGAAGCTCAGTTCTGAATTGTTGGCTCGAACCTAAAAGTGATAAGTCATATACACAAAGACAAGCCAAACATTCAGATTAACCTGATATTTTGTTCACTAATGTAATAATTTTACATTGTAACAAGCTTGTAGAAAATGGACCTAACAATACACAACTATAACTACTGTGTTCTCACCACAGGTGTTTGTCGGTAACAAAGAAATACCACAAATACAGCTGTTGTCACAATGGCGCcagacacagctgctgttgtcAAAGTAATGCCCAAGGTTTCATTAAAGGAAAGAAAGTCCAGCTGGCGAGGGATGCAAGCAGTTTGTTTATCATTGGACCAGAACTCAGGTGGACAACGCTCACAGTGAAGGGAACCTGGGAAAGGAAAACAGTGGAAAGGggaaagggaagggaagggaagggaagggaagggaagggaagggaagggaagggaagggaagggaaagaaaggaaaggaaaggaaaggaaaggaaaggaaaggaaaggaaaggaaaggaaaggaaaggaaaggaaaaaggtGAAAAGTGCAGAAAAGTTTAAAGCAGACAGGGTCATGAGTCAGGCTCACCTCATTTGGGAAGCAAGGAGTCAGGAGTTTCTCATGTTTCACATAAAGGTGAAAATTAAAATTGCAAACATAAGTTTCTGTTATCTTATGGATTAATTTCCTTACCAGTTTTGTGACTAATCTCCCCTTCAGCACATGGGATACAGTCAAAGCAGCAGACAGGTTCGCCTTTCCTGTTGGCCTTTCGGGTCCCTGGGGGACAGCTGTTACTGCACACTGAAATAGGcacctaaataataaatatttccaAGGACAAAATAAATGTCTTCCAACGAACAGCAAAAATGCAATGAATAGAAATTTTGTTATAGATCTGAATCAataatatttatctttttaactACCTGATAAGATCCTGTGCTCCACTGAATAGCTGATTCATTAAGGTGCAGATCAAATCCGTCCACGTGACCAATCAAAACTAGTTTTTGTGAGCCCTCAGGAGTTTTCTGCCAGTTGATAAGGTCATACTTTGCTAGAGTGTCGGCCCCTTGGAAAAAGAACATTTCCCCCTGTGGAGTGGTGAAGTTCATGTTGTTCAAGTGCTGCAACAGctgtgaaataataaaaaatatggaaaCTGCTCACATTGTAACTGACAAAGCCTGtgtaaaataatgagaaaaaattaGAAATTTGAAGTTGGAATTTTAGAAGCGTAGgtggtaacactttacaatTAGGTTGTTAAAGGCTACATTTCTTTTCTCAGGGAAAGGTTTATAATCCTATTCACCTCTATGGGTTTGATGTCTTTTGGAGATGAGCAAGTGGAGTTGTTTCTGGGAGGGCTGTCTGTGTCAGGGCAGGAGAGAAGGTTGTGAAGAGCGTGGGCTGCAGCATAAACAGCAAGGTAGACATTATATGTCACTCTTAGCTGGGAGATGTCAGTAAAAAGATTCTGCACTCTCTCCAGGGACTCTGTCCCACTGCACAGTGGTAGAAAAGCTTTCTGAAGAGGTGTGTTGGGAAAAGATGAAGTAGAAGTATTTGAAGGACGGCTAGATCTTTGTCGAGGTGTTACAGATTGGAGTGGTGAAGAGTGATAAGTGCCCTCAGGACTACATCCAAACACCTGCTCCCAGAATTCTCTGAAGAACTCATCGTCAGGACGGTGAGATGGGTTCAAACTTCTGAGATAATTTCCAAATCCTGGCATAGGTGAACTTCGAATGGCCACACCAAGAACACCACTTGCCACTTTAGAGGTGGCAAGATTTTGGAGAAGATCACCACTAGTGCTCCAAGACTCACTGGCCAGAAACTGTCTTTCAGTCACCTTGTCACAGCAAAAGGACACACAAGctaattataataacaatcataaaataaaataaatataataaaggtttttaaaataagaatagcacatttatttcagtttctcACATTTATCTTGGCCAGTTGTAGAAACAGTTCCCTCACATCTGTATACCAGGCAAAGATCAGAATCACCCTTGCAGTCGAGGCCTGAATTGTGAGTGCTGCTCGTCTGGCATCACTCACAATGTTTTCCCTTCGCAGAGTCTCTACAAATGCCAGACACACCCCTGCCCCCTGAATCTCCTTCTGAAATACCTAACATATACAAGTAAAAAGCACATATAGATCAcatgaatgaaatgtatttatattttgtacTCATTAGTATATGTTTTATGGATACTGTGAAATTTTCTCaacaataaacattataaatgGAATCACCTTTATTGCTGCATGGCCATAATCATTGTTTGCTATCACTGCTCCAATCCAGGTCCAGTTGAAGCGAATTGCAAGCTGGGCAATGGCCCGGGCTTGGTAAATGTCACTGGGGATCGTCCTGAAGAAGTTTGGAAACTGGAGCCTGTCACTCAAGCAGGGGCAGCTCGCCAGGTAGCTGAcctgaaatacacaaaaaaagtcacattattaataattttgagTACTTTAAAGGaagtaaatatgtttaaattgaTTTCCATCCACAATATTTGTCTTTGTCCCCAAATTTTTTGGTATTGTTTTCTTGCAATGTACAGTTAAGCAGGGATTGTAAATAGTGAGATGAAAAACGGCACCAACCCCTTCAAACTAAGGATAAaatttacagtacagtgtttATGCTGTATTCAAAACTCACCAAAGGTACAGAGAGTGGCCCCAGGATTCGTGAGAGTATCTGGGCTGTTGTGGATGAAGCCCCACCAATGATCAAGGGAACAGGGTGTCCACCTGATTAGGGCATGAAAAGATGTGTCATTAAATAAAGAGTGTGTTGCATGAAAAACACTGTTTGCATCTGTTTTAAACACAGCAGTGCATTCATTTTGCAGTCATCATCAGTTTTTCGTAAACACATAACAAAGCTACAGGTATAAGTACCTCTCCTTTCTCCACTTTCTTCTCCATAGCCAGCAGAATAATCTAGAGGAGCTGTCAAATTGCAGCTGGTGCTGTCTCCGCCAACCAGCGACAGTGCTGACTGGAGAGCCCATTGGGGAAGTCCACAGCTGTTATGTATATGGTAGCCCAGCTTCG is a window from the Thunnus thynnus chromosome 7, fThuThy2.1, whole genome shotgun sequence genome containing:
- the LOC137186873 gene encoding extracellular calcium-sensing receptor-like, whose product is MSWFSWFFTLWPSKATSLLLADLVGRQLGLSVGLQVVQTLTCSQWGTPSDKGLFQDGDVVIGGLFNFRYQTPAIDHDFTQLPHNKPCAGLEHVPLQYIYAMVFAVEEINHSTTLLPGAKLGYHIHNSCGLPQWALQSALSLVGGDSTSCNLTAPLDYSAGGHPVPLIIGGASSTTAQILSRILGPLSVPLVSYLASCPCLSDRLQFPNFFRTIPSDIYQARAIAQLAIRFNWTWIGAVIANNDYGHAAIKVFQKEIQGAGVCLAFVETLRRENIVSDARRAALTIQASTARVILIFAWYTDVRELFLQLAKINVTERQFLASESWSTSGDLLQNLATSKVASGVLGVAIRSSPMPGFGNYLRSLNPSHRPDDEFFREFWEQVFGCSPEGTYHSSPLQSVTPRQRSSRPSNTSTSSFPNTPLQKAFLPLCSGTESLERVQNLFTDISQLRVTYNVYLAVYAAAHALHNLLSCPDTDSPPRNNSTCSSPKDIKPIELLQHLNNMNFTTPQGEMFFFQGADTLAKYDLINWQKTPEGSQKLVLIGHVDGFDLHLNESAIQWSTGSYQVPISVCSNSCPPGTRKANRKGEPVCCFDCIPCAEGEISHKTGSLHCERCPPEFWSNDKQTACIPRQLDFLSFNETLGITLTTAAVSGAIVTTAVFVVFLCYRQTPVVRANNSELSFLLLLSLKLCFLCSLVFIGRPSVWSCRFQQAAFGISFVLCVSCLQVKTIVVLAAFRSARPGAEALIKWFGPGQQRGSVCLLTCIQVIICVIWLSLSPPVPRRDLGFKGSKVTLECAMTSVVGFSLVLGYIGLLACTCLILAFLARKLPDNFNEAKLITFSMLIFCAVWVAFVPAYVSSPGKYTVAVEIFAILASSYSLLFCIFAPKCFIILLRPEKNTKKQLMAR